In a single window of the Niabella ginsenosidivorans genome:
- a CDS encoding SusC/RagA family TonB-linked outer membrane protein has translation MRNSASLFVAAIAASLLAVMPRMGLAQTKATVTGIVNDDKGIPIQGATVASVAAGKNITTVSTDSLGRFRMTELPTGEYSFNATMIGFEPQTLTGYTLKEGKTTSILISLVPQPGAMTEVVVVGYGTQKKANLTGAVSSVKMDEVLRDRPVTSTSQALQGTIPGVQVTYGSGQPGTGTSINIRGFTSINGSSGPLVLVDNVPMSMDDVNPKDIANISVLKDAAASAIYGARAAFGVVLITTKKGGRNQPIRFEYSNNFAITEASTLPQKTTPLQFVSALNDFGTKTAWTGQDIATWLDLLQQYQQDPGKYPEGFTSINGTRYPLQEHDLYGALFKKGFEQIHNLSFSGGSEKTSFRTSIGYTDQDGILVGRNDTYKRYNFNSFINTSLTSNLTASVNAFYYHDLKRTPANYGTVFSDVVKYGSFAYTDYGTLPGSGEQLPYSSANNIVTNQPPENQTNDNLRLFGKLEYRPIKNLKINMEYTYNYSNQNIMQSFPTKRYIQPENFQLDIVNPTSSYKRASSTTFYNALNLYADYSVKIHNAHDINIILGTNQEQSKQNGYTATRLDLIAEDVPSLSTSTGLSTTGDDFNEFAVSGYFGRINYAYKNKYLLELVARYDGSSRFPAGHRFGFFPAFSAGWVLSEERFMSNQNVFQLLKLRGSFGEIGNQVVLLRDNSGQQDYYPAIPGLPTQNSGWINPSTNVLNPTLSPPTLVSNNFTWERVQTTNLGLDFGVLNNKLGGTFEVYRRRTLGMLIPSKPLPATLGTTPPLENAADLKTDGWEAELSWRDQVGKVRYSLGLNVFNNQATITRYDNPGGILNINGSGNNTYYYVGQKLGEIWGYVTQGYYVADDFVSGVLNDQLINNRTVAENGGLKPGVAPYRGFYQNPGDIRYRDLNGDGVIFTGNNTLADPGDRKIIGDNTRHWQFGVNGSISYANFDFSFFLQGVGKRDLWISNQVFWPYISQFAQVYAHQLDYWTPDNQNAHFPRLYPDGSGNGPNSRLIQTQYLSNAAYMRLKNIGLAYTFPEKWASRASLRGLRVFFSGENLFTFDHLPDGLDAEATNLGEGGIYPFLKKYSFGITVNF, from the coding sequence ATGAGAAATAGTGCAAGCTTATTTGTTGCTGCCATTGCAGCCAGTTTATTGGCTGTTATGCCCCGGATGGGCCTTGCCCAAACTAAGGCAACGGTCACCGGAATTGTTAATGATGATAAGGGAATTCCAATACAGGGGGCAACGGTAGCCTCTGTTGCTGCCGGGAAAAACATCACCACGGTCAGTACAGACAGCCTGGGGCGATTCCGGATGACCGAATTACCAACGGGAGAATATAGCTTTAACGCTACGATGATCGGGTTTGAACCACAGACCCTTACAGGATATACGTTAAAGGAGGGAAAAACCACCTCTATCCTTATTTCCCTGGTTCCACAGCCCGGTGCCATGACGGAAGTGGTGGTAGTTGGTTATGGCACTCAAAAGAAAGCGAACTTAACCGGGGCGGTCAGCAGTGTAAAAATGGACGAAGTGCTCCGGGATCGTCCGGTAACCAGCACTTCACAAGCCCTGCAGGGAACGATCCCGGGCGTACAGGTTACGTATGGGTCCGGACAGCCCGGAACAGGAACCAGTATCAATATAAGAGGTTTTACTTCTATTAACGGATCATCAGGCCCGTTGGTATTAGTAGATAATGTGCCGATGTCCATGGATGATGTAAACCCGAAGGATATCGCAAATATTTCGGTACTGAAAGATGCTGCGGCTTCAGCCATATACGGAGCGCGGGCTGCATTTGGAGTGGTGCTTATTACAACCAAGAAAGGGGGCCGGAACCAGCCCATACGGTTTGAATATTCCAATAACTTTGCTATTACCGAAGCCAGCACGCTGCCGCAAAAAACAACGCCGCTGCAGTTTGTAAGCGCATTAAACGATTTCGGCACCAAAACTGCCTGGACGGGGCAGGATATTGCTACCTGGCTGGACTTATTGCAACAATACCAGCAGGACCCCGGAAAATATCCGGAGGGGTTTACTTCAATTAACGGTACACGCTATCCTTTACAGGAGCATGATCTGTACGGAGCGCTTTTTAAAAAGGGCTTTGAACAGATCCATAATCTTTCATTCAGCGGTGGTTCGGAAAAAACAAGTTTTCGTACTTCAATAGGATATACAGATCAGGATGGTATCCTCGTTGGCAGAAATGATACTTACAAAAGGTATAATTTCAATTCGTTTATCAACACCTCCCTGACTTCCAATCTTACTGCCAGTGTGAACGCATTTTATTACCATGATCTTAAAAGGACACCTGCAAATTACGGCACTGTATTCAGCGATGTTGTAAAGTATGGTTCCTTTGCATATACCGATTATGGTACGCTGCCCGGCAGTGGGGAGCAACTGCCTTATTCATCAGCCAATAACATTGTTACGAACCAGCCACCGGAAAATCAAACCAATGACAACCTGCGGCTGTTTGGGAAACTGGAATACCGTCCCATTAAGAATCTGAAGATAAATATGGAATATACCTATAATTATTCCAATCAAAACATCATGCAATCTTTTCCGACGAAGCGGTATATACAACCGGAAAATTTTCAGCTAGATATTGTTAACCCTACTTCTTCCTATAAACGTGCGTCTTCAACCACGTTCTATAACGCGTTGAATCTTTATGCGGACTATTCGGTAAAGATTCACAATGCACATGATATCAATATAATTTTAGGCACCAACCAGGAGCAGAGTAAGCAAAACGGTTATACCGCCACAAGGCTCGATCTGATTGCAGAGGATGTGCCTTCGCTTTCCACAAGCACAGGGCTCAGCACTACGGGAGACGATTTCAACGAGTTCGCGGTATCCGGTTATTTCGGACGTATTAATTATGCTTATAAAAACAAATATCTGCTGGAGCTGGTTGCGCGTTATGATGGGTCATCCCGTTTTCCCGCGGGCCATCGTTTTGGTTTCTTTCCGGCCTTTTCCGCGGGATGGGTACTGAGCGAAGAACGATTTATGAGCAACCAGAATGTGTTTCAGCTTTTGAAGCTGCGTGGTTCTTTCGGGGAGATTGGTAACCAGGTGGTTCTTTTACGGGATAACAGCGGTCAGCAGGACTATTATCCAGCAATTCCAGGTTTGCCAACGCAAAATTCCGGCTGGATTAATCCTTCTACTAATGTGCTGAACCCCACATTAAGCCCGCCTACCCTGGTAAGCAATAATTTTACCTGGGAACGGGTGCAGACAACCAACCTGGGACTGGATTTTGGTGTGCTCAACAATAAACTGGGAGGTACATTCGAGGTATACCGGAGGCGCACCCTGGGTATGCTGATCCCTTCCAAGCCATTACCGGCTACCCTGGGCACCACACCGCCGCTGGAAAATGCCGCCGATCTTAAAACAGACGGATGGGAGGCGGAGCTTAGCTGGAGAGACCAGGTGGGCAAAGTGCGTTATTCGCTGGGATTAAATGTGTTTAATAATCAGGCTACCATTACCCGGTATGATAATCCCGGCGGTATCCTTAATATTAATGGCAGTGGCAATAATACCTATTATTATGTTGGGCAAAAATTGGGTGAAATATGGGGCTATGTAACCCAGGGATACTATGTTGCAGATGATTTTGTTTCCGGTGTATTAAATGATCAGCTGATCAACAACCGCACAGTGGCAGAAAACGGGGGCTTAAAGCCCGGAGTAGCGCCCTACCGCGGGTTTTATCAGAATCCGGGTGATATAAGATACAGGGATCTGAATGGCGACGGCGTTATTTTTACAGGCAACAATACGCTGGCTGACCCTGGCGACCGCAAGATCATTGGCGATAATACGCGGCACTGGCAGTTTGGGGTTAATGGCAGTATCTCCTACGCAAACTTTGATTTTTCCTTTTTTCTCCAGGGAGTAGGAAAAAGGGACCTGTGGATCAGCAACCAGGTTTTTTGGCCCTACATAAGCCAGTTTGCACAGGTGTATGCGCATCAGCTCGATTACTGGACGCCCGATAATCAAAACGCTCATTTTCCCCGGCTGTATCCGGATGGTAGCGGTAATGGCCCCAATAGCCGTTTGATCCAGACCCAATACCTTTCTAATGCTGCCTATATGCGGCTCAAGAACATCGGCCTGGCATATACCTTCCCTGAAAAATGGGCGAGCAGGGCCTCTCTGCGTGGTTTGCGCGTGTTTTTTTCAGGAGAGAACCTGTTCACATTCGATCATCTGCCAGATGGGCTGGATGCAGAAGCCACCAATTTGGGAGAAGGAGGCATTTATCCGTTTCTCAAAAAATACAGCTTTGGCATAACCGTAAACTTTTAA
- a CDS encoding RagB/SusD family nutrient uptake outer membrane protein: MKIYQYITAGLTLLIGSYGCKKDYLNLQPKDQLVVSTTFADYKGFQTYAWQFYNVFPAYNGSLTNSEFDDDLFLNAVPNGRSNVIWQLLTIPATDDNYTNGYANLRAINIMMDNIDQSKLSDNDKKHWRAVGAFFRAYNYAELLNRFGSVPLVLRELKDTSSAELYKPRSSRDSVAAQIMEDLKYAEENINAASDGPNTINANVVRALISRFGLREGTWRKYHGLSGAETYLQASSTASEALMQTFPSILPDYDMVFNSESLIGAAGIILCKQYVQNQITHGMSTSNRNSSGRWDLTKKAVDLYLMTDGQSRFTSPLFTNDKTPNEEFKNRDKRLYYTVPPPYRVITNAPSLEFTYTTNPEDTLYFDLMRRISTARNKALPVRNWNGFVVRQEPHFVDFPNGQPYCVTYTGYRFYKFYNQYVNDLQGQDINDAPVFRIEEVWLNYAESQYELGKINQDIIDKTINQLRKRGGVAPLQISNIVADPSRDPGVAPVLWEIRRERAVELMGEGFRYNDLRRWKKMDYVTARKLGRWIKKGADGLPANVSIPIQNGATEGYIDYEGQPPASFPDYYYLYPLPSNEIVLNPLLTQNPGWK; this comes from the coding sequence ATGAAAATATATCAATACATAACGGCCGGCCTGACTTTACTTATCGGATCTTACGGCTGTAAAAAAGATTATTTAAACCTGCAACCAAAAGACCAGTTGGTCGTATCTACTACGTTTGCTGATTATAAAGGCTTCCAGACCTATGCCTGGCAGTTTTACAACGTATTCCCGGCTTATAACGGTTCCCTGACGAATTCGGAATTTGACGATGATTTGTTCCTCAATGCGGTGCCCAATGGCCGGTCCAATGTGATCTGGCAACTGTTAACGATTCCGGCAACGGATGATAATTACACCAATGGCTATGCCAACCTCCGCGCCATCAATATTATGATGGACAATATTGACCAGTCAAAGCTGTCAGACAATGATAAAAAACACTGGCGGGCTGTAGGCGCTTTTTTCAGGGCATATAATTATGCAGAGTTGCTGAACCGGTTTGGCAGCGTGCCTTTGGTATTAAGGGAGCTGAAGGATACTTCCAGCGCAGAGCTGTACAAACCACGCAGCAGCCGCGATTCAGTAGCCGCACAAATTATGGAAGATCTTAAATATGCCGAGGAAAATATTAACGCAGCATCAGATGGCCCCAACACGATTAATGCCAATGTGGTAAGGGCGCTTATTTCCCGCTTTGGGCTGCGGGAAGGAACCTGGCGCAAATACCACGGGCTATCCGGCGCGGAAACTTACCTGCAGGCCAGCAGTACCGCCTCAGAAGCATTGATGCAGACCTTCCCAAGTATATTGCCAGACTATGATATGGTCTTTAACAGTGAATCGCTGATAGGAGCGGCCGGTATTATATTGTGTAAACAATATGTACAAAATCAGATCACACACGGTATGTCTACCAGTAACCGCAATTCCTCCGGGCGATGGGATCTTACAAAAAAAGCTGTAGACCTGTATTTGATGACCGACGGGCAATCACGTTTTACAAGCCCGCTGTTTACCAATGATAAAACACCTAACGAGGAATTTAAAAACCGCGACAAGCGGCTTTACTATACCGTGCCGCCTCCATACCGGGTTATTACCAATGCGCCCAGCCTGGAATTTACCTATACCACCAATCCTGAAGATACATTGTATTTTGACCTGATGCGTCGTATATCCACAGCCCGCAACAAAGCCCTCCCCGTACGTAACTGGAATGGCTTTGTGGTACGGCAGGAGCCGCATTTTGTAGACTTTCCTAACGGTCAGCCGTACTGTGTGACCTATACCGGTTACCGGTTTTATAAATTTTACAATCAGTATGTCAATGACCTGCAGGGCCAGGATATAAATGATGCACCTGTTTTCCGGATTGAAGAAGTATGGCTCAATTATGCAGAGTCGCAGTATGAACTGGGAAAGATAAATCAGGACATTATTGATAAAACCATCAACCAACTGCGCAAGCGGGGTGGTGTTGCACCATTGCAGATAAGTAATATTGTCGCCGACCCCAGCCGTGATCCCGGTGTAGCGCCCGTGCTTTGGGAAATACGCCGCGAGCGTGCAGTAGAATTGATGGGAGAGGGGTTCCGGTATAATGACCTGCGCCGCTGGAAAAAAATGGACTATGTTACCGCGCGGAAATTAGGCCGGTGGATAAAAAAAGGAGCCGACGGATTGCCGGCTAATGTATCCATACCTATACAAAACGGTGCAACAGAGGGCTATATCGACTATGAGGGGCAGCCACCTGCTTCTTTCCCGGATTATTATTACCTGTACCCGCTGCCTTCCAACGAAATTGTGCTCAACCCTTTGTTAACGCAAAATCCGGGATGGAAATAA
- a CDS encoding sulfatase-like hydrolase/transferase gives MRTLRIDGLAAAGMRFMQFYAGAPVCAPSRSSLLTGQHTGHTYIRGNKEIEPEGQEPLADSIYTLAQLLQQAGYVTGAFGKWGLGMVGTSGDPNKKGFDEFYGYNCQRQAHSYYPTHLWHNQQRVELNGNSPGHRGIYAPDLIQQQALSFIEKNKQKPFFLFVPISCQL, from the coding sequence ATTAGAACCCTGCGGATCGACGGACTGGCTGCGGCCGGTATGCGCTTTATGCAATTTTATGCCGGTGCGCCGGTTTGTGCCCCTTCACGCTCCTCCCTGCTAACCGGTCAGCATACAGGGCATACTTATATCCGGGGCAACAAGGAAATAGAGCCGGAAGGGCAGGAACCCCTGGCAGATAGTATTTATACGCTTGCACAGTTATTGCAACAGGCAGGCTATGTTACCGGAGCCTTTGGTAAATGGGGCTTGGGAATGGTTGGCACATCCGGTGATCCGAATAAAAAAGGATTTGATGAATTTTATGGTTATAACTGCCAGCGACAGGCGCATAGTTATTATCCAACGCACTTATGGCATAACCAGCAAAGGGTGGAGCTGAATGGCAACAGCCCTGGGCACCGGGGCATTTATGCGCCTGACCTTATACAACAGCAGGCACTGTCTTTTATTGAAAAGAATAAGCAAAAGCCTTTCTTTTTATTTGTACCGATTTCCTGCCAGTTGTAA
- a CDS encoding undecaprenyl-phosphate glucose phosphotransferase, whose amino-acid sequence MGEEVQPLLQKALPYKKVNLKAIFREILNFCNRNAKYIPLCLDWVLLTISVIFSSLLFLNNSEAFFSADVVSGIVFLELIWMCFAYSKSLYHRLLTDNAEVIVRVSVKTWLFYILVCSLLYFLLLKNIFTGKLFYTTLFLFGFFLFCSRVVFLSFRKKFRHLFVRRKKAVIIGYNGYNGDLQHIINDGFFEYKITGRYQEDEVRMKSNGSDYSDIYEMYREGVEEIFCCLSAMKKESIQQLLYEADQNMIRVKFFPEFEHILNRPVLIDRLGNTQVITVRKEPLLSEYNIIIKRAFDICFSLMVIVFILSWLVPLLALLIKAESRGPIFFKQKRSGRNNQPFYCYKFRSMKVNQHSDKVQASKQDARITKVGAFLRRTSLDELPQFFNVLRGDMSIVGPRPHMLLHTDQYRGEVNAYMIRHFVKPGITGWAQVNGYRGETRDLRFMQSRVEHDIAYLENWTFMLDMKIIFLTVWNIFKGEQNAY is encoded by the coding sequence ATGGGCGAAGAAGTACAACCCTTACTTCAGAAAGCCTTGCCATATAAAAAAGTCAACTTGAAAGCAATATTCAGAGAAATACTGAATTTTTGCAATCGCAACGCCAAGTACATTCCACTATGCCTGGATTGGGTACTGTTGACAATATCCGTAATCTTTTCTTCACTGCTGTTTCTTAATAACAGTGAAGCGTTTTTCTCAGCTGACGTAGTTTCAGGAATTGTTTTTCTGGAATTGATATGGATGTGTTTTGCGTATAGTAAAAGCCTGTATCATCGGCTACTGACCGACAATGCAGAAGTAATTGTCAGAGTATCTGTCAAGACCTGGCTCTTTTACATACTGGTCTGTAGTCTTCTTTATTTCTTATTGTTGAAAAACATCTTTACCGGAAAATTATTCTATACGACCTTATTTCTTTTTGGCTTCTTTTTATTCTGCAGCCGTGTTGTGTTCCTAAGCTTCAGAAAGAAATTCCGTCACTTGTTTGTTCGCAGGAAGAAAGCCGTGATCATCGGTTATAACGGGTACAATGGCGACCTGCAGCATATTATAAACGATGGTTTCTTTGAATACAAAATTACCGGAAGGTATCAGGAGGATGAGGTGCGTATGAAAAGCAACGGGTCGGATTATTCGGATATATATGAGATGTACCGCGAAGGAGTAGAAGAAATCTTTTGCTGTTTGTCTGCAATGAAGAAGGAGTCCATTCAGCAATTGCTTTATGAAGCTGATCAGAATATGATACGGGTAAAGTTTTTCCCGGAGTTTGAGCATATTTTGAACAGGCCGGTACTGATTGACCGTTTGGGTAACACGCAGGTAATTACAGTTAGGAAAGAGCCTTTGCTATCTGAATATAATATTATCATTAAACGCGCCTTCGATATCTGTTTCTCGTTGATGGTAATTGTTTTTATACTGAGTTGGCTGGTCCCGTTACTTGCCCTTCTGATTAAAGCAGAATCACGCGGACCGATCTTTTTTAAACAGAAACGCTCCGGTAGAAATAACCAGCCCTTTTATTGCTATAAATTCAGAAGCATGAAGGTAAATCAGCATTCAGATAAGGTACAGGCGTCAAAGCAGGATGCCCGCATTACAAAAGTTGGCGCTTTCCTGCGCAGAACCAGCCTGGATGAATTACCGCAGTTTTTCAATGTACTCCGTGGGGATATGTCCATTGTAGGACCACGGCCTCACATGTTGTTGCATACTGATCAGTATCGTGGAGAGGTCAATGCATATATGATCCGGCATTTTGTAAAGCCCGGTATTACAGGCTGGGCTCAGGTAAACGGGTATCGCGGGGAAACAAGAGATCTCAGGTTCATGCAGAGCCGGGTGGAGCATGATATTGCCTACCTTGAAAACTGGACATTTATGCTCGATATGAAAATTATTTTCCTTACAGTATGGAATATTTTCAAAGGCGAGCAAAATGCATATTGA
- a CDS encoding polysaccharide biosynthesis/export family protein, producing the protein MKNYVPLFLTVCILAASCTNYKKLTYFNNVSDSSSVYKKGEAIPLAVYSPVTVKADDILSIMVTTIDPAAGGTDAINLISQPPMKGNVSSGNQQQAFNNNTQGFLVDKSGNIELPVLGTIHAEGLTTIELKNTIKEKARQYFKDPTVNVRLLNFRVTVLGEVARPGTYNFSNERVSVLDALGMAGDLTVYGKRDNVMVVREVDNTKKAMRLNLNDAGIMSSPYFYLQQNDVVYIEPVKNRAVQSDASASRTISIVTGAASVLAVIIAALLR; encoded by the coding sequence ATGAAAAATTACGTTCCGTTATTTTTGACTGTATGCATCCTGGCAGCCTCCTGCACCAACTACAAAAAACTCACTTATTTCAATAATGTCAGCGACAGCAGTTCTGTGTACAAAAAAGGTGAAGCTATTCCGCTAGCAGTTTACAGCCCTGTAACCGTTAAGGCAGATGATATCCTCAGTATAATGGTCACTACCATTGACCCTGCCGCCGGCGGTACGGACGCTATTAACCTCATAAGCCAGCCGCCCATGAAGGGCAATGTGTCATCCGGCAATCAGCAGCAAGCCTTCAATAATAATACACAGGGCTTCCTGGTAGATAAATCAGGCAATATTGAGCTGCCGGTTTTGGGCACCATTCACGCCGAAGGGCTTACGACAATTGAATTGAAGAACACTATTAAAGAAAAAGCCAGACAATATTTTAAAGATCCTACCGTAAACGTCCGGTTGCTGAATTTCAGGGTGACGGTTTTAGGTGAGGTGGCAAGGCCCGGAACTTATAATTTCAGTAACGAGCGCGTGTCTGTGCTTGATGCTTTAGGTATGGCCGGTGACCTTACCGTATATGGTAAACGGGATAATGTAATGGTTGTCCGTGAAGTGGACAATACTAAAAAGGCAATGCGCCTGAACCTGAATGATGCCGGGATTATGTCTTCACCTTATTTTTATTTACAGCAAAACGATGTGGTATATATAGAGCCCGTTAAAAACAGGGCCGTTCAGAGCGACGCTTCTGCCAGCCGTACCATTTCCATTGTAACAGGTGCAGCCAGTGTTCTGGCCGTGATTATTGCCGCTCTTTTAAGATAA
- a CDS encoding GumC family protein: MNPKINADDLYWDEEKGEEGFDIKQLINKAKANWLFILVSVLCGLFIAYIYLYATNPSYITSAKILIKEDDPLKSSGSSKSGIDMLQAMGLSTGASNVDNELEIIKSFTIMRQAVMDLGLYVKLSKEKNRLKSEEYYGTSGPYIIHPVMTSEELYTTKLTADSSARYRLNMQNGRVTLTNTETGQEYKSGPGGKLGLPGIELQVQQNPLVKDREAGDDVFIRFLDLDKLAELYLDAIDAEIPNKQVSIINMSLESQVPQKSRDLLSQVIKIYIQNGVTDRNAISDSTISFIDGRLAGVTTDLKDLEAEIQRFKQKNDIIDISGQAKAILDNSSELYKTTAAQEVQLSMVNSLITFMQQTSQNPRLVPASLTLDNPALSPVIEQYNRLLLDRQRSLLSMTENNPVVTNIDQQLGELRNNLLTGLKNMRNAAQSGIHTIQQKSGAIDAELKTVPAKEREFLEYSRQQGIKQELYIFLLQKREEAALSKSSTLSNARIIDVPRTDPIPVKPKRKMMLALGLLAGLVVPFAWMWVRELLNNRIRRKKDIETLTKVPVVGEIGHFKDEYTGEFIVNEQNGRHPVVEQFRILRSNLNYTLTARDKVLLVTSTSPGEGKTFISLNLAATFALSGKKTVIIGMDLRKPKLNKVLNMQGKKGLTHYLVGQSILQDIIHPIASVSNLDVIVNGVIPPNPAELLMSDKTKALIETLQRQYDYVIIDTAPVVVTDAAILSAYASLTLYITRVNVTYKESIAGLDKLQQSGRLGKLNLVVNDIDFEKEKGYYSYYGYNTPFAYGYYEEQKKGKTFFSRWKKNSR, from the coding sequence ATGAATCCAAAAATAAACGCAGACGATTTATACTGGGATGAGGAAAAAGGCGAAGAAGGCTTTGATATAAAACAATTGATCAATAAAGCCAAAGCCAACTGGCTATTTATTTTGGTATCCGTGCTTTGCGGATTATTTATTGCCTATATTTATTTATACGCAACCAATCCTTCTTATATCACTTCAGCAAAAATATTAATTAAGGAAGATGACCCGTTAAAGTCATCAGGCTCATCAAAATCCGGTATCGATATGCTGCAGGCCATGGGCCTCTCTACAGGTGCCAGCAATGTAGATAATGAGCTGGAAATTATCAAAAGCTTTACCATTATGCGCCAGGCGGTAATGGACCTGGGTTTGTATGTTAAACTTTCTAAAGAAAAAAACAGACTGAAATCAGAGGAATATTACGGAACCTCCGGTCCTTATATAATACACCCGGTAATGACCAGCGAAGAGCTGTACACTACAAAACTAACGGCAGACAGCAGCGCCCGCTACCGGCTTAATATGCAGAATGGCCGGGTAACTCTGACCAATACCGAAACCGGGCAGGAATATAAGAGCGGGCCGGGAGGCAAACTGGGCCTGCCGGGTATTGAGCTGCAGGTGCAACAAAATCCTTTGGTTAAAGATCGGGAAGCCGGCGATGACGTTTTTATTCGCTTTTTGGATCTGGATAAATTAGCAGAACTTTACCTTGATGCCATAGATGCGGAAATCCCTAACAAGCAGGTCAGCATCATCAATATGAGCCTGGAAAGCCAGGTTCCGCAAAAATCAAGAGACCTGCTCAGCCAGGTGATCAAAATTTATATTCAGAACGGGGTGACCGACCGCAACGCTATTTCAGACAGTACCATTTCCTTTATCGACGGTCGGCTGGCTGGTGTAACTACCGATTTAAAAGACCTTGAGGCGGAGATTCAGCGCTTTAAGCAGAAGAACGATATTATAGATATTTCCGGGCAGGCAAAAGCGATCCTGGACAATTCAAGCGAGCTTTATAAAACAACCGCAGCGCAGGAAGTACAGCTCAGCATGGTGAACTCCTTGATTACCTTTATGCAGCAAACCTCTCAAAATCCAAGGCTGGTACCTGCTTCTTTAACGTTGGATAACCCGGCTTTATCACCGGTAATCGAACAATACAACAGGCTGCTGCTGGACCGGCAGCGCAGCCTGCTGAGCATGACGGAAAACAATCCCGTTGTAACCAATATCGACCAGCAACTGGGGGAGCTGCGCAACAACCTTCTTACGGGTTTGAAAAACATGAGGAATGCAGCCCAGTCGGGTATTCATACCATTCAGCAAAAAAGCGGTGCTATCGATGCCGAGCTGAAAACCGTACCGGCAAAAGAGCGGGAATTCCTTGAGTACAGCCGCCAGCAGGGCATCAAACAGGAGCTGTACATTTTCCTGCTTCAAAAACGGGAAGAAGCCGCGTTGTCCAAATCGTCCACTTTATCCAACGCGCGCATCATTGACGTGCCCCGCACAGATCCCATACCTGTAAAGCCCAAACGCAAAATGATGCTGGCATTAGGCCTGTTAGCAGGGCTGGTAGTTCCCTTTGCCTGGATGTGGGTACGGGAGTTATTAAACAATCGTATCCGGCGCAAAAAAGATATTGAAACACTAACCAAAGTTCCTGTCGTGGGCGAGATCGGGCATTTTAAAGATGAGTATACCGGTGAGTTTATCGTGAACGAGCAAAACGGGCGCCACCCGGTGGTGGAACAGTTCCGCATTTTACGGTCGAACCTGAATTATACCCTGACGGCACGGGATAAAGTACTGCTGGTAACTTCTACCAGCCCCGGGGAGGGCAAAACCTTTATATCGTTAAACCTGGCAGCAACCTTTGCATTATCCGGCAAAAAAACCGTTATCATTGGCATGGATCTGCGCAAGCCCAAGCTAAATAAAGTACTGAACATGCAGGGCAAAAAAGGGCTTACGCATTACCTGGTGGGGCAAAGCATTTTGCAGGACATTATTCACCCGATAGCATCTGTATCCAACCTGGATGTGATTGTTAATGGCGTTATACCGCCCAACCCGGCAGAGCTGCTGATGTCTGACAAAACAAAAGCCCTTATTGAAACGTTGCAGCGGCAATACGATTATGTGATTATTGATACTGCCCCCGTAGTGGTTACTGATGCTGCCATCTTATCGGCGTATGCATCGCTAACGCTGTATATTACCCGTGTGAACGTTACTTATAAAGAATCCATAGCAGGTTTGGACAAACTGCAGCAAAGCGGCCGGCTGGGTAAGCTGAACTTGGTGGTAAATGATATTGATTTTGAAAAAGAAAAAGGGTATTATAGTTATTATGGCTATAACACGCCGTTCGCTTACGGGTACTACGAAGAGCAAAAGAAGGGAAAAACATTTTTCTCCCGCTGGAAAAAAAATAGCAGATGA
- a CDS encoding UpxY family transcription antiterminator, protein MMEVMENSSKQQRAIWRVLVTRSRAEKQVSSQLEKLGVVHYLPLRKELRMWHDRKKWVELPLFNGYLFVHIAAAEQNRVFDAIGAVRYLWENGKPAGLTEAEIDRIKRICNYEDEVAIIYNSCETGDWAEVQEGPFKGYKGILIEKKGRLYLQFAIKGITCSALLHIHAAKVSRINIP, encoded by the coding sequence ATGATGGAGGTGATGGAAAATAGTTCAAAACAGCAACGGGCTATATGGCGCGTGCTGGTTACCCGTTCCAGGGCCGAAAAGCAGGTGAGCAGCCAGCTTGAGAAACTGGGCGTTGTGCATTATCTGCCTTTACGGAAAGAACTGCGGATGTGGCACGACAGGAAGAAATGGGTAGAACTTCCTTTATTCAATGGTTATCTTTTTGTTCATATTGCTGCTGCAGAACAAAACCGGGTATTTGATGCAATCGGCGCGGTGCGCTATTTATGGGAAAACGGTAAACCCGCAGGGCTGACAGAAGCCGAAATAGACAGGATAAAACGCATCTGCAATTACGAAGATGAGGTAGCCATCATTTATAATAGCTGTGAGACCGGTGATTGGGCAGAAGTGCAGGAAGGGCCGTTTAAAGGCTATAAGGGTATTTTGATAGAAAAAAAGGGCCGGCTGTATTTGCAGTTTGCTATAAAGGGGATTACCTGCAGCGCATTGCTGCACATTCATGCTGCAAAAGTCAGCCGGATTAACATCCCCTGA